CCCGAGCGCCGGCTGTTCACCCGGTATCCGTCGGAGTCTGCACGCATGCGTTCCGCCGATGGCTACCCCAGACCGCAAGCGGTCGGGGCGGAGTGCGTTACCCGGTAGCCTGGAGCGGCAAGCGCGGGTGGGATGTGATCCTCTTTCGTTCCGAAGCACGACGCTTCGGAGCCCGGCACAGTCTAGCAGAGAGTGACACGTGGACACGATTCGAGACGGCGACGATGACCTGCGAGCCGGGCAGCTGGCCGCGGATGCCGATCGTCAGGCGCGCTGGGAGGCGCAGGAGCGCGCGGCCGCAGCGGCGAGCCGCGACATCGCGGATGTGCCGGCCGTCGAGGTGATCACCACCGCCGCCGTGCATCTGATGAGTGCCGCCGCCGTGAAGGTGGGCTTGGCCGACGATCCGGACACCGAGCTCGACCTCGACGAGGCGCGCAAGCTCATCAACGCCCTGGCCGGGCTCATCACGGCCGCCGCGCCGGAGATCAGCGATATGCACGCCCGCTCGCTCCGCGACGGCCTGCGCTCGCTGCAACTGGCGTTCCGCGAGGCCTCCGTCATCGAGGACCCCATCGGTTCCGGTCCGGGCGAAAAATGGACGGGACCTGTCACCTAGCCACTGATGCCCAGCGCCGCCGCTCCGCGGCGGACGGCATCGACCGTGCGCCGGACCGCCTCCGCGTCGGTCCCCCGGTTGCTGACCGCGAATCGGATGACGGTGCGTCCGCGCCACGTCGATGACGACGCCCACGCAGTGCCCTCGGCACGCAGCCAGTCCCCCAGGGCTGCGGTGAGCGCGCCATCCCCCGCCGTGACGCACACCTGTGTGAAGACGACGTCGTTCACCACCGCCAGCCCGGGAACTCGGCGGAATCCTGCGGCGAGGCCGGCGGCGGCGTCGACGAGCCCGTCCACCAGCTCGACGACACCGTCGCGCCCGAGAGAACGGAGTGCCGCCCACACCGGCACGCCGCGCGCCCGGCGCGAAAGCTCGGGAGTGTGGTCGTAGGGGTCGGACACCTCCGCGACGGCGGGCAGGTACGCAGCGTGCGCGCCGAGTGCGGCCGCCATCGCACCCTCGTCGCGGACGATCGCCACGCCGCAGTCATACGGGACATTGAGCGTCTTGTGCGCATCGGTGGCCCACGAGTCGGCGCGGTCCATTCCCGTCACGAGGTGCCGCAGCTTCGAGCTGGCGGCCGCCCACAGGCCGAAGGCGCCGTCGACGTGCACCCACGCATCCGCCGCTCGGGCGACGTCGATGGCGGCGGCGAAGTCGTCGAAGGCCCCGGAGTGCACGTCGCCCGCCTGCAGCGCCACGATGGCGGGTCCATCGTGCCCGGCGAGCGCGCGCTCGAGACCATCCACGTCGATGCGTCCCTCGCTGTCGCCGCCGACGGTCGTCGGGGTTCCGAGTCCCACCATGCGTCCGGCCAGCACGACCGAGGTGTGCACGCCGTCGCCGGCCAGAAACCGGATCGTCGGCGCAGCCTGCAGGCCGGCGACCGGGTCATGGCCGCGCACCCGCAGCACCGCGTCGCGGGCGGCGACGAGGCAGGACATGTTGGCGCTCGTGGCCCCGGTGACGAACCCGACCCCGCTGCCCGCCGGAAGGCCGAGCGCCTCGAGCAGCCATTCGGCCGCGACCTCCTCGACGGCAGCCGTCCCCGGCGTCGGCTGCCGCGACCCGGTGTTCTGATCCCATGCGGAGACGAGCCAGTCCGCCCCGAGCGATGCGGGATACACGCCGCCGATGACGAATCCGTAGAAGCGGGGCGATGCCAGCGCCATCAGCCCCGGTTCGACGATGTCCGCCAGTTCATCGACGACCGCCGTCGCATCGACGCCGGTCCGACTCCATCCCCGGTCGATGCGGTCGAGGATGCCGTCCACATCGAGCTGTGGATGGATCGGGCGCTCGGCGACGGTGTCCAGCCACGACTGCGCGCGCCGATGCGCGGCATCCAGCACGTCGCGGTATTCGTCCTCCGCCATGCGCCACCTCCGCGATCCGACCGAACCGGACGCCACGATCCTCCGCCTCCGCGAGGCTCAGCGCAACGCGCTCGGCGCTCAGGCGGAGCGGATCAGCTTCACGGTGAGCGAGTCGACCAGGACCGCGATCCGGTCATCGGCAGCCCACTTGCGGGCCAGTCGCGCGAGGACCGCGTCCAGCTCGGACTGCTCCAGGCCGTGGATGAGCTCCAAGCGGACGATGAGTTCGGGTCCGCGGCCGCGGGACTGCGGGTCACCCGCCTCGACCGCGAGGTCGAGCACGGCCAGTTCGCCGCCGATGCTCTCCTGCAGGCCGGTGAAGACCTCGGGAGATCGGAAGCTCGGCTCCCAGCGCTGCTGCTGCGCGATCGCCCAGACGGCGGGTCGCCGCACGACGAACTCGGTTTCTGAGCCCGGATCGACCACGATGAGGTCGGTGTCATCGGCTGCCGCCGCGACCGCGGTGCGCACGCCGTCGGCGGGGACCGGGCGAGCCGTGGCATCCCACTGCGTCATCGCCGCCATGGAGGTGAACACCGGCAGCACCCGTCGCCCGTCGGGAGCGGCGACGGTCACGATCGAGAGTTCCTGCGTCTTGTCGACGCGCAGGCCGGAGGCCGAAACGCCCTCCTGGCCCTTTTCCGCGACCAGCGGGATCAGGAGCCGCGCCGCACGGTACGCATCGATGACCTCGACCGGATCCCCGGAACCGGAGCGGAAGGCGGTGAGCGCGGCGAGCAGCGCTGGATCGGCCGACCCGTCGTCTCCGGAGTGGGGGTTCGGTTCGAATCGCCGCCCCTCCCACGGCACGCCGGCGGAGTCTGCGGACGGGGTGTGGATGGCATCGGCGTCCGAGTGGACGCCGTGCGGATCGTGCGGATCAGTGTCCGGCGACATCCAGGGCCTCTGCGAGCGTGAACGCGCCCGCATAGAGCGCCTTGCCGACGATCGCGCCCTCGACGCCAAGCGGGACGAGGTCTCGCAACGCGGCGATGTCATCCAGACTCGACACGCCACCCGAGGCGACCACGGGCTTCGTCGTGCGGGAGGTGAGCTCGCGCAGCAGCTCGACGTTCGGCCCCTTGAGCGTGCCGTCCTTCGTGACGTCGGTGACGACGTAGCGGCTGCAGCCGGCGTCCTCCAGCCGCTCCAGCACGGTCCACAGGTCCCCGCCGTCGCGCGTCCAGCCGCGCGCGGCGAGGGTCGTGCCGCGAACGTCCAGGCCCACGGCGATCGCATCGCCGTATCGTCCGATGACATCCGCCGCCCACTCGGGGTTCTCCAGGGCAGCCGTGCCGAGGTTGATCCGCGTCGCGCCGCTCTCCAGCGCGTCCTCGAGCGTGCGGTCGTCGCGGATGCCGCCGGAGAGTTCGACCTGGACGCCCTTGACCTGCTTGATCACCTTGCGCAGGATCGCCGCGTTGTTCCCGCGGCCGAATGCGGCGTCGAGGTCCACGAGGTGGATCCAGTCCGCGCCCTGACGGGTCCATTCCAGAGCCGCATCCACGGGGTCGCCGTAGTTGGTCTCCGTTCCGGCCTCGCCCTGGGTCAGACGCACGGCCTTGCCCCCCGCGACATCGACGGCGGGCAGCAGGATCAGCTCAGGCGTGGACGCGAAATCGTTCATGGCTCCTCGTGCGAGACGCGGCCGGAGCAGTGGGCTGCGGCGGATGGCACGAGTTCAGAGGTTAGCCCGACCGAGCCCGCCGATCCAATTGGACAGCAGCCGGATGCCGGCATCCCCGGACTTCTCCGGGTGGAACTGCGTCGCCGAGAGCGGGCCGTTCTCCACGGCCGCCAAGAACGGGCCGCCGTAGTCGCACCAGGTCAGCTGCGCGTCGGGAAACGGCGGCTGCACGTCCAGCAGCCAGTTCTGCGCGGCGAACGAGTGCACGAAGTAGAAGCGCTCCGCCTCCAGTCCGCGGAACAGACGCGACTCCGGCGGAGCAGAGACGGTGTCCCATCCCATGTGCGGCAGCACCGGGGCATCCAGTTCGGTCACGACGCCCGGCCATTCCCCGAGCCCCTCGGTGTCCACGCCGCGTTCCACCCCGCGCTCGAAGAGCACCTGCATGCCCACGCAGATCCCCAGCACCGGCCGGCCGCCCGCCAGCCGCCGCTCGATGAGCTGGTCTCCGCGGCTCTCGCGCAACGCGTCCATGACCGCCCGGAAGGCGCCGACCCCCGGAACGACGAGCCCGTCGGCGTCGGCGACGAGTCCTCGATCAGAAGTGAGCCTGGCATCCGCGCCGGCGGCGATGAGCGCCTTCACCGCGGAGTGGACGTTGCCGGACCCGTAGTCCAGGACGGCGACGAGCGGCCGGTCGCCGGTTTCGAAGCCGGCATTGGTGTCGGGGGTGGTGCCGTCGTCGATGTCGGCGTGCGTCACAGCGCGCCCTTCGTACTCGGCACGCCCTCCACCAGCGCATCCAGAGCCTTCGCCTGCCGGAACGCGCGTGCGAACGCCTTGTACTCGGCCTCGGCGATGTGGTGCGGGTCGCGCCCGGCGAGAACGGTCACGTGGACCGTCATCCCCGCGTGGAAGGAGATCGCCTCGAATGTGTGGCGCACGAGGGAGCCGGTGAAGTGTCCGCCGATGAGGTGGAACTCGTATCCGGCGGGCTCGCCGCCGTGCACGAGGTACGGACGCCCGCTGATGTCGACCACCGCCTGCGCAAGCGCCTCGTCCAGCGGGACGAGGGCATCGCCGTACCGCGAGATCCCGGCCTTGTCGCCGAGCGCCTCGCGGATCGCCTGCCCGAGCACGATCGCGACATCCTCCACGGTGTGGTGCGCGTCGATCTCCGTGTCACCGGATGCCCGAACGGTGAGGTCGGTGAGCGAATGCTTGGCGAACGCGGTCAGCAGGTGATCGAAGAACGGGACGGTGGTGTCGATGTGACTGCGACCGGTGCCGTCGAGGTCGAGTTCGAGTTCCACCGTGGACTCGCTCGTGGAGCGACGCAGCGAGGCGGTGCGGGCGGCGTCGGAGCGGGTCATGAGCCCGATCCTATCGACGCGAGCGCGTCCAGGAAGGCGGTCGTCTCAGCCTCCGTGCCCGCGGTCACGCGCAAGTGGTGCGGTATTCCGACATCGCGGATGAGGACACCCGCGTCGTACAGGGCCTGCCAGGTCCGAGCCGAGTCCTCGACCCCGCCGAACAGCACGAAATTCGTCCAGGACTCGTACGCGTCGTACCCGAGTGCTTCCACCGTGGCGGAGATGCGATCGCGCTGCGCGACGATCTCATCGACCATCCGGAGCATGGTGTCGGCGTGGGTCAGCGCCGCGGTCGCGGCCGCCTGGGTGAGCGCGCTCAGGTGGTACGGGAGGCGCACGAGGCGCAGCGCGTCGATGACTGCCGGGTCGGCGGCGAGGTACCCCACGCGCGCTCCGGCGAAAGCGAAGGCCTTGCTCATGGTTCGAGACACGACCAGGCGTTCCCGTCCCGGCAGCAGCATGAGGGCAGATCCCTCATCGCGCGGCGCGAACTCCTGGTACGCCTCGTCGACGACGACGATGCCGGATGCCGCGTCGTAGACGGCTTCGATCACGTCGATGGACATCGGGGTTCCGGTGGGATTGTTCGGCGCGCACAGGAACACGACATCGGGATCGGCTGCTTCGACTTGCGCGGCTGCGCTGTCGGCGTCGACGCTGAAGTCCTGGTCCCGGTGGCCGGCGATCCAGCTCGCGCCGGTGGCGCGCGCGAGCAAGGGATACATCGAGTAGGTCGGCGAAAAGCCGAACGCCGAGCGCCCCGGTCCGCCGAAGGCCTGCAGCACATGCTGCAGCACCTCGTTGGAGCCGTTGGCAGCCCAGAGCTGATCGCGGGTCAAGCCGTAGCCGAGGTACTCGGCGAATCCCTCGCGAAGGGCGGTGAACTCACGATCCGGGTAGCGGTTGACATCCCGCAGGGCGAGCGCAACTGCGTCGAGGATGTCGTCTGCGACCTCTTGGGGAACCGGGTGAGTGTTCTCGTTGACATTCAGCGTGATCGGCAGCATCGCCTGCGGGGCGCCATAGGGCGTCATCCCCCGAAGATCGTCACGGATGGGCAGGTCGTCGAGGCTCGCACTCACCTCCCCCATGGTAGACGGCGGGCGCGGCGCCTCGTCTCAACGGCCGCCGCGCTGCTACGGGGTGGCGTACTCGCCGGGAACGGCCAGTACCTGGCCGGCCGAGATCTCGGCGCCCTGCAGTGCATTCAGGCGGACGATCGCGTCGACGACGTCGCGCGGGTCGGCAGCGGGAGCCACGTCCTCGGCGATCGACCAGAGCGAATCGCCGGCACCGACCACGACTGAGCTGAACTGACCGGCGGGCGCGGCCTCGTCGCGAGATGCCAGCGCGGCGCCGCCGCTGACGACGGCGATGCCGAGCGCGATGACGGCGGGGAGGGCGGCGAGGGTCGCCAGCGTACGACGCCCACGAATGGTCAGACGCAGACGAGTCGACGGCGAGCGGGTGAACGCGTCGGTCGTGATGGCGGTCATGTCGTCCTCCTTGTGCGGGGAGAGATTCGCATCCTTCGCTCGGCCGGGAGCGGCGGATGCGAATCTCTCTTCCGAAGCTATATTCGATATTCTCGGTTGTCAACCGAGGGTTTCGGAGCGGATGTTTCGAAGGCGACACGCGCGCGGACTCCCGGGAACACCGACCGAAACCGGATACGGTTTCGATAGGAACACCACATCACGGGCCTCCGACATTCGAAGACCGATGCCCATGCGAGGGCGGATAGGAGCCGGCACCATGACCGACACGACCGGTCGGGACAAGCCGCAGACGCGTCGGCGCAAGAGCCTCAGCGACAAGCAGCTGGCCATCCTCGAAGTCATCCAGCGCTCCATCGCCCGGCACGGCTATCCGCCGAGCATGCGCGAGATCGGCGACGCCGTGGACCTCAAGTCGCTCTCCAGCGTCACCCATCAGCTCAACCAGCTCGAGCTGAGCGGGTACCTGCGCCGCGATCCCGGCAAGACCCGCGCGATGGAGGTGCTGATCGACCTTCCCGGCACGTCGACGGAGAACCCGGCGGACAGCGCTCCGGCAGTCGGGGACGCGGCGATGGTGCCTCTGGTCGGCCGCATCGCCGCGGGCGTGCCGATCACCGCCGAGCAGCACGTGGAGGAGATCTTCCCGCTTCCGCGCCAACTTGTGGGCAAGGGCGACCTGTTCATGCTGAAGGTGTCCGGCGAGTCGATGATCGATGCGGCCATCTGCGACGGCGACTGGGTGGTCGTGCGCCAGCAGCAGACCGCGGAGAACGGCGACATCGTCGCGGCCATGCTCGACGAGGAGGCGACGGTCAAGACCTTCCGTCAGCGCGACGGTCACACCTGGCTGCTCCCCCGCAACTCGGCGTTCGAACCGATCCTCGGCGACGACGCCGTGGTGCTCGGCAAAGTCGTGGCGGTGCTGCGAGCCGTCTGAGAACGGTCACCCGCAAGATCACCCGATCGGGGTGGGATGCGGGAACGCCCTCTGGGCCATGATGAGGATCATCCGTTCGAAGGGGATGCGTCATGGCCGACACCGACACCGACGGGCTGCGGGCTGAGCTTGCTGCGCTGCGCGCCGAGAATGAGGCGTTGAGAACCACCGGTGTCCAGGCGCCGGTCGAGGCGAAGGCGGTTCCGACGTCACGTCGCGGGTGGTGGCGGTCGCTCCTGTCCGCCGTGGTGATCGTGATCGCCACGGTCCTGGTGCCGGTCTCCATCGTCGCCGCGTGGGCGCGCGTCGAGCTGGTCGACGAGGACGCCTTCGTGAGCACCATGGCCCCGCTGGTGGACGACCCGGCAGTGCAGGGCATGATCGTCGACGAGGCGATGAGCGCGATCACCGAGCAGGTTGATTTCCAGCAGCTGACCTCGAACGTGTTCGACGGCATCGCAGACCTGGGCCTGCCGCCGCGAGCGGCGGACGCGCTGACCCTGCTCGAGGCGCCGGCCGCGAACGGCCTCCAGAACCTCGTGGAGGGAACCGTCACGCGGGTTGTGGTCTCCGACGCCTTCTCCGACGTGTGGGCCACGACCACGCGGGCGGCCCACCGCGCGCTCACCGCCGCCGCGACCTCGGACGGCGGCGGGCTGATCGTGCGCACGCCCGACGGGGTGGGAATCCAAGTGGGCGCGATCGTCGAGCGCGTCAAGCAGAATCTCACCGATCGGGGACTCGGCGTCGCCCAGCTGATCCCGACTGTCGACCGCGTCGTCATCATCGGCGAGGGTGAGAACCTCGCGATGATCCGCACCGGCTACGCGGTCGCCGCGACGATGGGCTGGTGGTTGCCGGTGATCACGCTGGCGCTGTTCGGGCTCGGCATCCTCATCGCGCGGCGACGCAGCAGCGCGGTCCTCGGCGCCGGCCTCGGTCTGGCGATCGGCGCCGCGCTGTTGGCGACCTCGACCACGATCGGCTCGGCGGCGATCGGCGTCGTCGCGGGGAATCTCGATCTGTCGCCCGCAGCGCTGGAGGTCATCTACGGGCAGATCGTCGGTGCGATGACGCAGACGGCGCTCGTCCTGCTCGTCCTGGGGATCGTCGTCGCCGTCATCGGATGGCTGATAGGGCGCTCTCGCCCGGCACGCGGCATCCGCACCGCCACCGACGGTCTGAACGCATCGGCGCGAACGCAGCTGCGCTCGCGCGGACTGGACACGGGTGCGTTCGGCGCCTGGCTCGGCCGGCATCGACTGCTGGTGCGCGTGCTCATCGGCGTGGCGGCGGTGGTGTGGCTGTTCGCCCTGCGTCCGCTGTCCATCGGCGACGTCGCGCTCGTGCTCGTCGTCGCACTGCTGGTCGGATGGATCCTCGAAGTGCTGCAGATCCGCGAGGACGAGGCCGTCTCCGAGGAGGACGTGGGAATCGTCGTCGATGCCGAGACCGAGCAGACCGTGGCATCCGGTCCGCAGATCTCGAAGGGATAGCTAGCCGAGCAGCTCCACGCCGAACTCCGCCACGACGGCCCGGAGCTCGTCGAGGTACCGCTGCGCCTGCTGGGTGAGCGGGATCCCCGAGTGGCCGATCCAGCCGATCTCGATGCGTTCGTCGGCCTCGAGCGGGATGGCGACGATCTCCGGGTCCAGGTCGTCGCTGATGATGCCCGTCGAGATCGTGTAGCCGTCGAGGCCGATCATGAGGTTGAAGATGGTGGCGCGGTCGGAGACCCGGATCTCCCGCCTGCTCGAGAGGGTCGAGAGGATCTCCTCGGCGAAGTAGAACGAGTTGTTCGCTCCCTGGTCGAAGGTGAACCGCGGCAGGTCGGCGAGATCGGCGAGCGTGACGCGATCCCGAGAGGCGAGCGGGTTCTTCCGGGAGATGAAGATGTGCGGCTCGGCGAGGAAGAGCGGGCGGAACGCGAGCCCGAAGTCGCGGAGCAGTTTGTCGATGACGTTCCTGTTGAAGTCGTTCCGGTAGAGGATGCCGATCTCGCTGCGAAGCGTCCGGACATCCTCGATGATGTCCCAGGTGCGCGTCTCACGCAGGGAGAACTCGTACTCGGCGGCCTCACTGCCTCTGACCATCCGGACGAACGCGTCGACGACGAACGAGTAGTGCTGTGCCGAGACGCCGAGAAGGCGGCGTGACGGCGGCCGGCCGAGGTAACGCTGCTCGAGGAGCGCGACCTGCTCGGTGACCTGCCTGGCATACCCGAGGAACTCCGCACCCTCGTCCGTGAGCGTCACCCCCCGCGCAGAGCGGACGAGGAGGGCACGGCCCACCCGCACCTCGAGGTCCTTCATCGCCGCGGACATGGTCGGCTGCGCGACGTAGAGCAGGTCGGCGGCGGCGCTGATGGAGCCCTCGGCAGCGACCTCGATGAAGTAGTGGAGCTGCTGGAGTGTGATCGCGCTCGGTCGCCTGCCCATAGGCTGAGCCTATAGCGATGCATAGTCGGCCCGAGTTTGTTGATGATCATCCGATCCCGGCACGATGGTTCTACTGCATTCCGCAAGGCCGAGCCCGGCCGACCGACTCTCGGATAGGCCGCTCATGGCGAACGATTTCACGTTCAGCATCACCACCACACCCTTCGACGAGGACTACTCGCCGTCGGACAGTTCCCGCATCACCACGAACTTCGCCAATCTGGCCCGAGGCGAACACCGCCGGGAGAATCTTCGCAACGCGCTGACGATGATCGACAACCGATTCAACGGCCTCGCGCACTGGGACAACCCGAACCGGGACCGGTACAGCGTCGAGCTGGAGATCGTCACGGTCGAACTGCAGTTCGCCGCGGGCGGCGAGGACCAGGAGTTCCCGCTGCTCGAGGTGCTCGACATCCAGGTCCTCGACCAGCGGACCGAGACACGTCACCACGGGATCGTGGGGAACAACTTCTCGTCGTACCTCCGCGATTTCGACTTCAGCGTGCTGCTCCCCGCGGCCACCGAGGCAGCAGGAACGTTCACCGTGCCCGATGACTTCGGCAGTCTGCACGGCAAGCTGTTTCAGCACTTCCTTGACTCTGGCGCCTACCGGGAGCGGTTCTCGACGTCGCCCGTGATCTGCATCAGCGTCTCGACGAGCAAGGAGTATCGTCGCACCGCGAACCACCACCCGATCCTCGGCGTCGAGTATCAGCAGGACGACTATTCCCTGACCGATGAGTACTTCGGCAAGATGGGGTTGCAGGTTCGGTACTTCATGCCGCCGGGCAGCCTGGCGCCGCTCGCCTTCTATTTCCGCGGCGATCTGCTCGGCGATTACACCAACCTGCAGCTCATCGGCACGATCAGCACCATGGAGACGTTCCAGAAGATCTATCGCCCGGAGATCTACAACGCGAATTCCGCGGCCGCGAGCATCTACCGGCCGAGCCTCGAGCAGCAGGACTTCTCGCGCACGCAGATCGCCTACGACCGCGTCGAGCGCAATCAGCTCGCAGCGAAGCAGGGCAAGTACACGGAGGAGCACTTCGTGAAGCCGCACGGTGAGCTGCTGCAGCGGTGGGCCGCCGAGTACCCGGTCCTCGTCGGATGACCCGCGCAGGATCGTCGACCGTCACCCTCCTGCCGACCGCCATCGTCGGCAGCCTGCCGAAGCCGTCATGGCTCGCAGAGCCGGAAACCCTCTGGTCTCCGTGGAAGCTGCAGGGCGATGCGCTGATCGAGGGCAAGCAGGACGCATTGCGAATCGCCGTCCAGGAGCAGGGCCGCCGCGGCATCGACATCGTCAGCGACGGTGAGCAGTCCCGCCAGCACTTCGTCACGACGTTCATCGAGCACCTCACCGGCGTCGATTTCGACCAGCGCGAGACCATTCGGATCCGAGATCGATACGACGCGAGCGTGCCGACCGTGGTCGGGGCCGTGAGCCGCGAGAAGTCCGTGTTCGTCGAGGATGCGAGATTCCTGCGCCAGCAGACCGATCAGCCGATCAAGTGGGCGCTGCCCGGACCCATGACGATGATCGACACGCTTTCGGACCGCCACTACAGAAGTCGCGAGAAGCTCGCGTGGGAGTTCGCGACGATCCTCAACCAGGAGGCGAGAGAGCTCGAGGCGGCCGGGGTGGACATCATCCAGTTCGACGAGCCCGCGTTCAACGTCTTCTTCGATGAGGTGCAGGACTGGGGCGTGGCCGCGTTGGAGAGAGCGGCCGAAGGACTGCGCGCCGAGACCGTCGTGCACATCTGCTACGGCTACGGCATCAAAGCCAATACCGACTGGAAGGCGACCCTCGGGTCGGAGTGGCGGCAGTACGAGAAGACGTTTCCGCTCCTGCAGCGATCGAGCATCGACATCGTCTCGCTGGAGTCCCATCATTCTCATGTCCCCCTCGAGCTGATCGAACTCATCCGTGGCAAGAAGGTGATGCTCGGGGCGATCGATGTGGCCAGCGACGAGATCGAGACCCCGGAGGAAGTCGCGGACACGCTCCGCAACGCCCTGCAGTTCGTCGACGCGGACAAGCTCGTCCCGAGTACGAACTGCGGGATGGCGCCGCTGTCCAGGGAGGTCGCGCTGGGCAAGCTGAGCGCACTCAGCGCGGGCGCGGAGATCCTTCGCACGGAGATCGCCACAGCGAGGACCTGACACCGCGATCTACGGTGGAGTCATGACCGACTCCATTCCCTTCGGCTCCTGGCCTTCACCGTTGACGGCTGCGGAGGTCTCGGCCGCTTCGCCGCGCATCGACGGCGCGCGCTACGTCGGCGACGAGATCTGGTGGGGCGAGGGCGTCCCCGACGAGGGCGGCCGCACCACAGTGCGCCGGTGCGCGGCTGACGGCACCGTTCATGAGGTGCTGCCGAACCCATGGAGCGCGCGGTCCCGCGTGAACGAGTACGGCGGCGGATCGTGGACGGCGACCGATGCGGGCGACCTGCTGTTCGTCGAGAAGACCGATCAGCGCATCTGGAGCCTCTCCCCTGACAGGACGCCGACTCCCCTGACGCCGGGCGATGGCCGGATGCGGTTCGGTGGCTTGAGCGCACAGTACGGCCGGGTCCTCGCGATCCGCGAGACGGACGCCGAGGGCACGACGCCGCTGCGGGACATCGTCTCGATCGCGCTGGACGGCGCCGGCATCACCTCGCTGGTCGGAGGCAGCGACTTCCTCGCCCATCCCGCCCTCTCGCCCGACGGGACGATGCTGGCATGGATCGCGTGGAACCATCCCGACATGCCTTGGGATCGTTCTGAGCTTCGCGTGGGCCGGATTCACGACGGCACGGTGTCGGAGTGGGAAGTGATCGCGGGCGCGGGATCCTCGCCGGTGCAGCCGGTGTGGGCCGACGCGAGCAGCCTCGTGTTCGCCGACGATGTCAGCGGACGATGGAATCTCTGGCGACGGCGCGTCGATGCCGACG
This portion of the Microbacterium pygmaeum genome encodes:
- a CDS encoding LysR family transcriptional regulator yields the protein MGRRPSAITLQQLHYFIEVAAEGSISAAADLLYVAQPTMSAAMKDLEVRVGRALLVRSARGVTLTDEGAEFLGYARQVTEQVALLEQRYLGRPPSRRLLGVSAQHYSFVVDAFVRMVRGSEAAEYEFSLRETRTWDIIEDVRTLRSEIGILYRNDFNRNVIDKLLRDFGLAFRPLFLAEPHIFISRKNPLASRDRVTLADLADLPRFTFDQGANNSFYFAEEILSTLSSRREIRVSDRATIFNLMIGLDGYTISTGIISDDLDPEIVAIPLEADERIEIGWIGHSGIPLTQQAQRYLDELRAVVAEFGVELLG
- a CDS encoding DUF1852 domain-containing protein, translated to MANDFTFSITTTPFDEDYSPSDSSRITTNFANLARGEHRRENLRNALTMIDNRFNGLAHWDNPNRDRYSVELEIVTVELQFAAGGEDQEFPLLEVLDIQVLDQRTETRHHGIVGNNFSSYLRDFDFSVLLPAATEAAGTFTVPDDFGSLHGKLFQHFLDSGAYRERFSTSPVICISVSTSKEYRRTANHHPILGVEYQQDDYSLTDEYFGKMGLQVRYFMPPGSLAPLAFYFRGDLLGDYTNLQLIGTISTMETFQKIYRPEIYNANSAAASIYRPSLEQQDFSRTQIAYDRVERNQLAAKQGKYTEEHFVKPHGELLQRWAAEYPVLVG
- a CDS encoding methionine synthase, encoding MTRAGSSTVTLLPTAIVGSLPKPSWLAEPETLWSPWKLQGDALIEGKQDALRIAVQEQGRRGIDIVSDGEQSRQHFVTTFIEHLTGVDFDQRETIRIRDRYDASVPTVVGAVSREKSVFVEDARFLRQQTDQPIKWALPGPMTMIDTLSDRHYRSREKLAWEFATILNQEARELEAAGVDIIQFDEPAFNVFFDEVQDWGVAALERAAEGLRAETVVHICYGYGIKANTDWKATLGSEWRQYEKTFPLLQRSSIDIVSLESHHSHVPLELIELIRGKKVMLGAIDVASDEIETPEEVADTLRNALQFVDADKLVPSTNCGMAPLSREVALGKLSALSAGAEILRTEIATART